Proteins from one Mycobacterium sp. SMC-2 genomic window:
- a CDS encoding ATPase, with amino-acid sequence MNFNPSHIGPGGGTFRPGPSAASAGDAAPTERLTGLGQQSRQRSAQPAANQAGRVQRTRRTVDLPAATHRALDIWQREAADRLGVARVTGQEVLSALIDQLLIDPKLAAQITRAIKDRR; translated from the coding sequence GTGAACTTCAACCCCAGCCACATCGGACCCGGCGGCGGAACGTTTCGCCCCGGTCCGTCGGCCGCATCGGCGGGAGACGCCGCGCCGACCGAGCGCCTCACCGGGCTCGGCCAGCAGAGCCGCCAGCGGAGTGCCCAGCCGGCGGCCAACCAGGCGGGGCGGGTTCAGCGGACACGCCGCACCGTCGACCTCCCCGCGGCCACCCACCGGGCGCTGGACATCTGGCAGCGTGAGGCGGCCGACCGCCTGGGAGTCGCCCGGGTGACCGGACAAGAGGTACTCAGCGCGCTCATCGACCAACTTCTGATCGACCCAAAACTCGCGGCGCAGATCACCCGGGCCATCAAAGACCGGCGCTGA
- a CDS encoding DNA polymerase domain-containing protein — translation MMNMGPVSLEVAGRHVTITHPDKVVFEAHDGTGPHTKLDLVHYYLSVAEGALRGVAGRPMILKRFVKGIAEEAVFQKRAPKNRPDWVDVAELRYARGTSAAEAVIHDAAGLAWAINLGCVDLNPHPVLADDLDHPDELRVDLDPMPGVPWRRIVDVALVAREVLEDYGLVAWPKTSGSRGFHIYARIAPRWEFRQVRLAAQTVAREVERRVPDAATSRWWKEEREGVFVDFNQNAKDRTVASAYSVRATPDARVSTPLRWDEVTERRPEEFTIDTVPGRFAAMGDPWAGMDDAVGELDRLLVLAEEMGPPERAPKGSGTPDGRRRSVMPLIEIARTKTKDEALAALDTWRGRHPAASGLLQPADVLVDGMRGPSSIWYRIRINLRHVPVDQRPAQEELIADYSPWDGYGGKQKPSS, via the coding sequence ATGATGAACATGGGTCCGGTGTCGCTGGAGGTGGCCGGGCGTCACGTCACCATCACCCATCCCGACAAGGTGGTGTTCGAAGCCCACGACGGCACGGGGCCGCACACCAAGCTCGACCTGGTCCACTACTACCTGTCTGTGGCCGAGGGGGCGCTGCGCGGCGTGGCCGGCCGGCCGATGATCCTGAAGCGCTTCGTCAAGGGCATTGCCGAGGAAGCGGTGTTCCAGAAGCGCGCGCCGAAGAACCGGCCCGACTGGGTGGACGTCGCCGAGCTGCGCTACGCGCGGGGCACGTCGGCCGCGGAGGCCGTCATCCACGACGCGGCCGGCCTGGCGTGGGCGATCAACCTGGGTTGCGTCGACCTCAACCCGCACCCCGTGCTGGCGGATGACCTCGATCACCCCGACGAGTTGCGGGTCGACCTGGACCCGATGCCCGGGGTGCCCTGGCGGCGGATCGTCGACGTGGCGTTGGTGGCCCGTGAGGTGCTGGAGGACTACGGCCTGGTCGCCTGGCCGAAAACGTCCGGGTCGCGCGGTTTTCACATCTACGCCCGGATCGCCCCGCGCTGGGAGTTCCGGCAGGTGCGACTGGCCGCGCAGACCGTGGCCCGCGAGGTCGAGCGGCGAGTGCCCGACGCGGCGACCAGCCGCTGGTGGAAGGAGGAGCGCGAAGGGGTGTTCGTCGACTTCAATCAGAACGCGAAGGACCGCACGGTCGCTTCGGCGTACTCGGTGCGGGCGACGCCGGACGCCCGGGTGTCCACGCCGCTGCGCTGGGACGAAGTCACCGAGCGCCGCCCCGAGGAGTTCACCATCGACACCGTGCCCGGCCGGTTCGCCGCCATGGGTGATCCGTGGGCGGGGATGGACGACGCGGTCGGTGAGCTCGACCGGCTGCTGGTGCTGGCCGAGGAAATGGGGCCCCCGGAGCGTGCGCCGAAGGGGTCCGGCACGCCCGACGGCCGGCGCCGGTCGGTGATGCCGCTCATCGAGATCGCCCGCACCAAGACCAAGGACGAGGCGCTGGCCGCGCTGGACACCTGGCGCGGCCGCCACCCGGCCGCGTCCGGGCTGCTGCAACCGGCCGACGTGCTGGTCGACGGCATGCGCGGGCCGAGTTCGATCTGGTACCGGATCCGGATCAACCTGCGGCACGTGCCCGTCGACCAGCGACCGGCGCAGGAAGAGCTGATCGCCGACTACAGCCCCTGGGACGGATACGGGGGAAAGCAGAAGCCGTCGAGCTGA
- the fadD2 gene encoding long-chain-fatty-acid--CoA ligase FadD2: protein MPNLIDLPGQAVAKVQQYLERGSAELHYVRKIFEAGAFRLEPPLNYAAMVNDIYKWGEFGMLPSLNARRHPDRAACIDEEGEFTFAELDEAAHAVANGLRDKGVKAGDGVAILARNHRWFLIANYGAARVGARIILLNSEFSGPQIKEVSEREGAKVIVYDDEYTKAVSKAEPELGKLRALGTNPDAHEPSGSTDETLADLIAKSSKSPAPKADKHASIIILTSGTTGTPKGANRSTPPTLAPVGGILSHVPFKANEVTSLPAPMFHALGYLHATIAMFLGSTLVLRRKFKPPLVLEDIEKYKVTALVVVPVMLSRILDAVEKMDKKPDLSSLKIVFISGSQLGAELASRALKDLGPVIYNMYGSTEIAFATIAGPQDLEKNPATVGPVVKGVKVKILDDNGKERPRGEVGRIFVGNAFPFQGYTGGGHKQIIDGLMSSGDVGYFDEHGLLYVSGRDDEMIVSGGENVFPAEVEDLISGHPDVVEATAIGVEDKEWGHRLRAFVVKKDGSDVDEDTIKHYVRDHLARYKVPREVIFLDELPRNPTGKILKRELREMEVD, encoded by the coding sequence ATGCCTAATCTGATTGACCTGCCCGGGCAGGCGGTTGCCAAGGTTCAGCAGTACCTGGAGCGCGGCTCAGCCGAATTGCATTACGTGCGCAAGATCTTCGAAGCGGGCGCCTTCCGGCTGGAGCCACCGCTGAACTACGCCGCGATGGTCAACGACATCTACAAGTGGGGCGAGTTCGGCATGCTGCCCTCGCTGAACGCCCGACGGCATCCCGACCGCGCCGCGTGCATCGACGAAGAGGGCGAGTTCACCTTCGCCGAGCTCGACGAGGCCGCCCATGCGGTGGCGAACGGATTGCGGGACAAGGGCGTCAAGGCCGGCGACGGGGTCGCGATCCTGGCGCGAAACCACCGCTGGTTCCTCATCGCCAACTACGGCGCCGCCCGCGTCGGCGCCCGCATCATCCTGCTCAATAGCGAGTTCTCCGGCCCGCAGATCAAGGAGGTGTCGGAGCGCGAAGGCGCCAAGGTCATCGTCTACGACGACGAGTACACCAAGGCGGTCAGCAAGGCCGAGCCGGAGCTGGGCAAGCTGCGGGCCCTGGGCACCAACCCCGACGCGCACGAGCCGTCCGGGAGCACCGACGAGACGCTCGCCGACCTGATCGCCAAGAGCAGCAAGTCGCCCGCCCCGAAGGCGGACAAGCACGCGTCGATCATCATCCTGACCAGCGGGACCACCGGCACCCCCAAGGGCGCCAACCGCAGCACGCCCCCCACCCTGGCGCCGGTCGGCGGCATCCTGTCACACGTTCCGTTCAAGGCCAACGAGGTGACGTCGCTGCCGGCGCCGATGTTCCACGCGCTGGGCTACCTGCACGCCACCATCGCGATGTTCCTGGGCTCGACGCTGGTGCTGCGGCGCAAATTCAAGCCGCCGCTGGTGCTCGAGGACATCGAGAAGTACAAGGTGACGGCCCTGGTCGTGGTGCCGGTGATGCTGTCGCGAATCCTCGACGCGGTCGAGAAGATGGACAAAAAACCCGACCTGTCCAGCCTGAAGATCGTGTTCATCTCCGGCTCGCAATTGGGCGCCGAGCTGGCCAGCCGCGCGCTGAAGGACCTGGGGCCGGTCATCTACAACATGTACGGCTCGACCGAGATCGCGTTCGCCACCATCGCCGGACCGCAGGACCTGGAGAAGAACCCGGCCACGGTCGGGCCGGTGGTCAAGGGCGTGAAGGTCAAGATCCTCGACGACAACGGCAAGGAACGGCCGCGGGGCGAGGTCGGCCGGATCTTCGTCGGCAACGCGTTCCCGTTCCAGGGCTACACCGGTGGCGGCCACAAGCAGATCATCGACGGCCTGATGTCGTCCGGTGACGTCGGATATTTCGACGAGCACGGCCTGCTGTATGTCAGCGGCCGCGACGACGAGATGATCGTCTCCGGCGGCGAGAACGTCTTCCCGGCCGAGGTCGAGGACCTGATCAGCGGGCACCCGGACGTCGTCGAGGCGACCGCGATCGGCGTCGAGGACAAGGAATGGGGCCACCGGCTGCGCGCCTTCGTCGTGAAGAAGGATGGCTCCGACGTCGACGAGGACACCATCAAGCACTACGTGCGCGACCACCTGGCGCGCTACAAGGTGCCGCGCGAGGTGATCTTCCTCGACGAGCTGCCGCGCAACCCGACCGGCAAGATTCTCAAGCGCGAGCTGCGCGAGATGGAGGTCGACTAG
- a CDS encoding NarK family nitrate/nitrite MFS transporter, which produces MEPTAPVLAPPRPARRGGHWIDDWRPEDPAFWETTGKPIARRNLIYSIFAEHVGFSVWMLWSIVVVQMTAGAHGHPSASGWSLTASQALCLVAVPSGVGAFLRLPYTFAVPLFGGRNWTTISAALLLIPSVLLAWAVGHPGLSFGVLVAIAATAGFGGGNFASSMANISFFYPEKDKGWALGLNAAGGNLGVAVVQKIIPPVVVAGGGVALSRAGLFYVPLAVVAAVCAFAFMNNLSEAKADVTPVWQALRHPDTWVMSLLYIGTFGSFIGYSAAFPTLLKTVFGRGDIALTWAFLGACIGSVIRPMGGKLADRIGGARITAVSFVLLAAGAAVALWSVHAKSLPVFFASFMFLFVATGIGNGSTYRMISRIFVVKGELAGGDPDTMVHMRRQAAGALGVISSIGAFGGFVVPLAYAWSKSQFGSIEPALRFYVAFFLALLVVTWHCYLRKNNAVARAGV; this is translated from the coding sequence ATGGAGCCGACGGCTCCGGTCCTGGCGCCCCCGCGCCCGGCCCGGCGGGGCGGGCACTGGATTGACGACTGGCGGCCCGAAGACCCCGCGTTCTGGGAGACCACCGGCAAGCCGATCGCCCGCCGTAACCTGATCTACTCGATCTTCGCCGAGCACGTCGGGTTCAGCGTGTGGATGCTGTGGAGCATCGTGGTGGTCCAGATGACCGCCGGTGCTCACGGGCATCCGTCGGCGTCGGGCTGGTCGCTGACCGCCAGCCAGGCCCTGTGCCTGGTCGCCGTGCCCAGCGGCGTCGGCGCCTTCCTGCGCCTGCCCTACACCTTCGCCGTCCCGCTGTTCGGCGGCCGCAACTGGACGACCATCTCGGCGGCGCTGTTGCTGATCCCGAGCGTCCTGCTGGCCTGGGCTGTCGGCCACCCCGGCCTCTCGTTCGGCGTCCTGGTGGCGATCGCGGCGACCGCCGGCTTCGGCGGCGGCAACTTCGCCTCGTCGATGGCCAACATCTCCTTCTTCTACCCGGAGAAGGACAAGGGCTGGGCGCTGGGCCTGAACGCGGCCGGCGGCAACCTCGGCGTCGCGGTGGTGCAGAAGATCATCCCGCCCGTCGTCGTCGCCGGGGGCGGGGTGGCGCTGTCGCGCGCCGGGCTCTTCTACGTGCCGCTGGCCGTGGTGGCCGCGGTCTGCGCATTCGCGTTCATGAACAACCTGTCCGAGGCTAAGGCCGACGTGACGCCGGTTTGGCAGGCGCTGCGGCACCCCGACACCTGGGTCATGTCGCTGCTCTACATCGGCACGTTCGGATCGTTCATCGGCTACTCGGCGGCCTTCCCGACGCTGCTCAAGACGGTGTTCGGACGCGGCGACATCGCGCTGACCTGGGCCTTCCTCGGCGCCTGCATCGGTTCGGTCATCAGGCCCATGGGCGGCAAGCTGGCCGACCGGATCGGCGGGGCCCGAATCACCGCCGTCAGCTTCGTCTTGCTCGCCGCTGGCGCCGCGGTGGCGCTGTGGTCGGTCCACGCCAAGAGCCTGCCGGTGTTCTTCGCCAGCTTCATGTTCTTGTTCGTCGCCACTGGCATCGGCAACGGCTCTACCTACCGGATGATCTCGCGGATCTTCGTGGTCAAGGGCGAACTCGCTGGCGGCGACCCGGACACCATGGTGCACATGCGCCGCCAGGCCGCGGGTGCGCTGGGCGTCATCTCGTCGATCGGCGCCTTCGGCGGGTTCGTCGTGCCGCTGGCGTATGCCTGGTCGAAGTCGCAGTTCGGCAGCATCGAACCCGCGCTCCGGTTCTACGTGGCGTTCTTCCTCGCGCTGCTGGTCGTCACCTGGCACTGCTACCTGCGCAAGAACAACGCCGTCGCGCGGGCCGGCGTATAG